Proteins encoded in a region of the Streptomyces sp. NBC_00258 genome:
- a CDS encoding OFA family MFS transporter, translating into MTTTDLPTTATYREVADANGRVYRVGESDLDIMGRKRKWMVILPWVGMMGISSAEYAFASAEDTLHSAHHWTDGHIFWMLGVWVFFQAAVAFPAGKLRESGKLPARWAMMLGAVGTLLGYVSLAFAPHVIVAYIGFGMFSGMGAGMVYATCVNMVGKWYPERKGGKTGFVNGGFAYGSVPFVFIFTGFMDTSNFRWVLVSVGVFLAAVVAVAGYFFQDPPKNWWPAEVDPLKKPDDPRARRAMEKNPPAVKQYTPMEAWKTGRVGLMWFCLLCTSGVNIFGIAFQVPFGKEVGFAGGIVATAMSMKAIVNGTGRGVIGWLSDRYGRKECLIFVCIVLGLSQYGILWSGNIGNLPLFLLFSSISGFGGGAIFPMFAAMTADYFGENNNASNYGLVYSSKLVSGLLGSGMGAVVVANWDYAGAFILAGSISLFAGCMALFLHPPGRPKGKRIEPNPQPLGEETA; encoded by the coding sequence ATGACAACCACCGATCTGCCCACGACGGCGACATACCGAGAGGTGGCCGACGCGAACGGACGCGTCTACCGCGTCGGTGAGTCCGACCTCGACATCATGGGCCGCAAACGCAAGTGGATGGTCATCCTGCCGTGGGTCGGCATGATGGGAATCAGCTCGGCCGAGTACGCCTTCGCGTCCGCCGAGGACACGCTGCACAGCGCGCACCACTGGACCGACGGGCACATCTTCTGGATGCTCGGCGTGTGGGTGTTCTTCCAGGCCGCGGTGGCCTTCCCCGCGGGCAAGCTCCGTGAGTCCGGCAAACTGCCCGCACGCTGGGCGATGATGCTGGGCGCGGTCGGCACCCTGCTGGGCTACGTCTCACTCGCCTTCGCACCGCATGTGATCGTCGCGTACATCGGGTTCGGCATGTTCAGCGGTATGGGCGCCGGCATGGTCTACGCGACCTGCGTGAACATGGTCGGCAAGTGGTATCCGGAGCGCAAGGGCGGCAAGACCGGCTTCGTCAACGGCGGTTTCGCCTACGGCTCGGTGCCCTTCGTGTTCATCTTCACCGGCTTCATGGACACCAGTAACTTCAGGTGGGTCCTGGTGTCCGTCGGTGTCTTCCTTGCCGCGGTGGTGGCCGTGGCCGGCTACTTCTTCCAGGACCCGCCGAAGAACTGGTGGCCCGCGGAGGTGGACCCGCTCAAGAAGCCCGACGACCCTCGGGCACGGCGCGCCATGGAGAAGAACCCGCCCGCCGTGAAGCAGTACACCCCCATGGAGGCCTGGAAGACGGGCCGGGTCGGGCTCATGTGGTTCTGTCTGCTCTGCACCTCGGGCGTGAACATCTTCGGTATCGCCTTCCAGGTGCCGTTCGGCAAGGAGGTCGGCTTCGCGGGCGGGATCGTGGCGACCGCGATGTCCATGAAGGCAATCGTCAACGGCACCGGACGTGGCGTCATCGGCTGGCTGTCCGACCGGTACGGCCGCAAGGAATGTCTGATCTTCGTCTGCATCGTGCTCGGTCTTTCCCAGTACGGAATCCTGTGGTCGGGCAACATCGGAAACCTGCCGCTGTTCCTGCTCTTCTCGTCCATCTCGGGATTCGGCGGCGGCGCGATCTTCCCGATGTTCGCGGCCATGACCGCCGACTACTTCGGTGAGAACAACAACGCGTCGAACTACGGGCTCGTCTACAGCTCCAAGCTGGTGTCCGGCCTGCTCGGCTCCGGCATGGGCGCCGTGGTCGTGGCGAACTGGGACTACGCCGGCGCGTTCATCCTGGCCG
- a CDS encoding acetate--CoA ligase family protein, protein MAEDRVLRVRTLLEAVRAEGRTALTAPEGKVIADAYAIAVPGEELATDVDEAVSYAARFGGPVVMKIVSPDILHKTDAGGVIVGVEGAADVRAAFHKIIENARAYDAEARIEGVQVQELLPKGQEVIVGAVTDPTFGKVVAFGLGGVLVEVLKDVTFRLAPVDADEALSMLDSIRAAEILRGVRGAPAVDRWAIAEQIRRVSELVADFPEIAEVDLNPVIATPEGAVAADIRIILAEEVAKPRRKYTRDEILISMRRLMQPSSVAVIGASNEQGKIGNSVMRNLIDGGFSGEIHPVNPKADDILGRKAYKSVTDVPGEVDVAVFAIPAKFVASALEEVGRKGIPNAVLIPSGFAETGEHELQDEIVAIGERYGVRLLGPNIYGYYSTWQDLCATFCTPYDVKGGVALTSQSGGIGMAILGFARTTKTGVSAIVGLGNKSDLDEDDLLTWFGEDPNTKCIAMHLEDLKDGRAFVEAARATVPRKPVVVLKAGRTAAGAKAAGSHTGALAGDDAVYEDILKQAGVIRAPGLNEMLEYARGLPVLPTPQGDNIVIITGAGGSGVLLSDAVTDNGLSLMEIPPDLDASFREFIPPFGAAGNPVDITGGEPPSTYEATIRLGLEDPRIHSLVLGYWHTIVTPPMVFAELTARVVAEFKERGIEKPVVASLAGDVEVEEACQYLYERGVVAYPYTTEKPVAVLGAKYRWARAAGLL, encoded by the coding sequence ATGGCCGAAGACCGGGTGCTGAGGGTGCGTACGCTCCTCGAAGCCGTGCGGGCCGAGGGGCGGACGGCGCTGACCGCGCCCGAGGGCAAGGTGATCGCCGACGCGTACGCGATCGCCGTCCCCGGTGAGGAGCTGGCGACCGACGTCGACGAGGCGGTGTCCTATGCGGCGCGCTTCGGCGGACCCGTCGTGATGAAGATCGTCTCCCCGGACATCCTCCACAAGACCGACGCCGGCGGCGTGATCGTCGGGGTGGAGGGGGCGGCGGACGTACGCGCCGCCTTCCACAAGATCATCGAGAACGCCCGGGCGTACGACGCCGAGGCCCGTATCGAGGGCGTACAGGTCCAGGAGCTGCTCCCCAAGGGGCAGGAGGTCATCGTCGGCGCGGTGACCGATCCGACGTTCGGGAAGGTCGTGGCCTTCGGGCTCGGCGGAGTGCTCGTCGAGGTCCTCAAGGACGTCACGTTCCGGCTGGCGCCCGTGGACGCGGACGAGGCGTTGTCGATGCTGGACTCGATCCGGGCAGCGGAGATCCTGCGTGGCGTGCGGGGCGCTCCTGCGGTGGACCGGTGGGCGATCGCCGAGCAGATCCGCCGGGTCTCCGAACTGGTGGCGGACTTCCCGGAGATCGCCGAGGTGGACCTGAACCCGGTGATCGCCACCCCGGAGGGCGCGGTGGCCGCGGACATCCGGATCATCCTCGCCGAGGAAGTGGCCAAGCCCCGCCGCAAGTACACGCGCGACGAGATCCTCATCTCGATGCGCCGGCTGATGCAGCCGTCGTCCGTGGCCGTCATCGGGGCCTCCAACGAGCAGGGCAAGATCGGCAATTCGGTCATGCGCAATCTCATCGACGGCGGCTTCTCCGGGGAGATCCACCCGGTGAACCCCAAGGCCGATGACATTCTGGGCCGCAAGGCGTACAAGAGTGTCACGGACGTTCCCGGTGAGGTGGATGTGGCGGTCTTCGCTATTCCCGCCAAGTTCGTGGCCTCGGCCCTGGAGGAGGTGGGACGCAAGGGGATCCCCAACGCTGTCCTGATCCCCTCCGGGTTCGCGGAGACCGGTGAGCACGAGCTGCAGGACGAGATCGTGGCGATCGGCGAGCGGTACGGCGTCCGGCTGCTCGGGCCGAACATCTACGGCTACTACTCGACGTGGCAGGACCTGTGCGCCACGTTCTGCACGCCGTACGACGTCAAGGGCGGTGTCGCGCTCACCTCGCAGTCCGGTGGCATAGGGATGGCCATTCTGGGCTTCGCGCGCACTACGAAGACGGGTGTTTCCGCGATCGTGGGGCTCGGCAACAAGTCGGACCTGGACGAGGACGACCTGCTGACCTGGTTCGGCGAGGACCCCAACACCAAGTGCATCGCCATGCATTTGGAGGACCTCAAGGACGGACGCGCCTTCGTCGAGGCCGCGCGGGCGACCGTCCCCAGGAAGCCGGTGGTCGTCCTGAAGGCGGGCCGTACGGCGGCAGGCGCCAAGGCCGCGGGCTCGCACACGGGCGCCCTCGCGGGCGACGACGCCGTGTACGAGGACATCCTGAAGCAGGCCGGTGTCATCAGGGCGCCCGGTCTGAACGAAATGCTGGAGTACGCGCGCGGGTTGCCGGTGCTGCCGACTCCGCAGGGCGACAACATCGTGATCATCACCGGCGCCGGCGGCAGTGGCGTACTGCTGTCCGACGCGGTGACCGACAACGGCCTCTCCCTGATGGAGATCCCGCCGGACCTGGACGCGTCCTTCCGGGAGTTCATCCCGCCCTTCGGCGCAGCCGGCAACCCGGTGGACATCACGGGCGGCGAGCCACCGTCGACGTACGAGGCGACGATCCGGCTGGGTCTTGAGGACCCGCGGATCCACTCGCTCGTCCTCGGCTACTGGCACACCATCGTGACCCCTCCCATGGTCTTCGCCGAGCTCACCGCGCGCGTGGTGGCCGAGTTCAAGGAGCGCGGGATCGAGAAGCCCGTCGTGGCGTCGCTCGCGGGCGACGTCGAGGTCGAGGAGGCCTGCCAGTACCTCTACGAGCGCGGGGTCGTGGCATACCCGTACACGACCGAGAAGCCGGTGGCGGTGCTCGGCGCGAAGTACCGCTGGGCGCGGGCGGCGGGGCTCCTGTGA
- the sucC gene encoding ADP-forming succinate--CoA ligase subunit beta — protein sequence MDLFEHQARELFEEHGILVPRAEVTDSPKEAREIARRLGGRVVVKAQVKTGGRGKAGGVKLAADPAATELTARQILGMDIKGHTVGKVMLAQPVDIENEFYVSYVLDRAAGRFLAIASAEGGMDIEEVAATRPDAVARVHIDPAEGVTSAKAAEIADAAGLPPQTVDVLVRLWDVLIREDAVLVEVNPLVRTAQGQILALDGKVTLDDNARFRQARWGGGLESAHDDPLEAAAAAKNLNYVKLDGEVGIIGNGAGLVMSTLDVVAGCGARPANFLDIGGGASAQIMADGLSVILSDPAVKSVFVNVFGGITACDAVADGIVQALESVHLTKPLVVRLDGNNAVRGRAILDDRAHPLVQQATTMDGAARRAAQLANAS from the coding sequence ATGGACCTGTTCGAGCACCAGGCAAGGGAACTCTTCGAGGAACACGGCATCTTGGTGCCGAGGGCGGAGGTCACGGACTCGCCCAAGGAGGCACGCGAGATCGCCCGCAGGCTCGGCGGCCGCGTCGTCGTCAAGGCACAGGTGAAGACCGGCGGACGCGGCAAGGCGGGTGGCGTGAAACTCGCCGCGGACCCCGCCGCCACCGAACTGACGGCACGCCAGATCCTCGGTATGGACATCAAGGGCCACACCGTAGGCAAGGTGATGCTGGCCCAACCGGTCGACATCGAGAACGAGTTCTACGTCAGCTACGTACTCGACCGAGCCGCCGGCCGATTCCTCGCCATCGCCTCGGCCGAGGGCGGCATGGACATCGAGGAGGTCGCAGCCACCCGGCCGGACGCCGTGGCGCGCGTCCACATCGACCCCGCGGAAGGCGTCACCTCGGCGAAGGCGGCCGAGATCGCGGATGCCGCCGGCCTGCCCCCGCAGACCGTCGACGTCCTGGTCAGGCTCTGGGACGTACTGATCCGCGAGGACGCCGTACTCGTCGAGGTGAACCCCCTCGTCCGTACCGCCCAGGGGCAGATCCTCGCCCTCGACGGCAAGGTCACCCTCGACGACAACGCCCGCTTCCGGCAGGCACGTTGGGGCGGCGGCCTGGAGTCCGCGCACGACGACCCGCTGGAGGCGGCGGCCGCCGCCAAGAACCTCAACTACGTGAAGCTGGACGGCGAGGTCGGCATCATCGGCAACGGCGCGGGCCTCGTCATGTCGACCCTCGACGTGGTCGCCGGCTGCGGCGCGCGTCCCGCCAACTTCCTCGACATCGGCGGCGGAGCCTCCGCCCAGATCATGGCCGACGGCCTCTCCGTCATCCTCTCCGACCCGGCGGTGAAGTCCGTCTTCGTCAACGTCTTCGGCGGCATCACCGCCTGCGACGCGGTCGCCGACGGCATCGTGCAGGCCCTGGAATCCGTCCACCTGACCAAGCCGCTGGTCGTCCGCCTCGACGGCAACAACGCCGTACGCGGCCGCGCGATCCTCGACGACCGCGCGCACCCCCTGGTCCAGCAGGCCACCACCATGGACGGCGCCGCGCGCCGCGCCGCCCAACTCGCCAACGCCAGCTGA
- the frc gene encoding formyl-CoA transferase, with product MTATTAASATAATPATSAKALEGIRVLDMTHVQSGPSATQLLAWLGADVVKLEAPTGDITRKQLRDLPDVDSLYFTMLNCNKRSITLNTKTERGKEILTELIRRSDVMVENFGPGAVDRMGFTWDRIQEINPRIVYASIKGFGDGPYTNFKAYEVVAQAMGGSMSTTGFEDGPPLATGAQIGDSGTGIHAVAAILAALFQRENTGRGQRVNVAMQHAVLNLCRVKLRDQQRLGHGPLAEYPNDDFGDEVPRSGNASGGGQPGWAVKCAPGGPNDYVYVIVQPVGWKPITELIGRPELADAPEWATPEARLPQLTKMFQLIEEWSSTLPKWQVLEQLNAHNIPCGPILSTKEIIEDESLVANEMVVTVPHPERGDFVTVGSPLKLSDSPVDVVSSPLLGEHNEEVYVGELGLGDEELRLLKSNGVI from the coding sequence ATGACAGCAACGACTGCGGCGTCAGCAACGGCAGCGACGCCGGCGACCTCGGCCAAGGCCCTCGAAGGCATCCGCGTCCTCGACATGACGCACGTCCAGTCCGGTCCTTCCGCCACCCAGCTGCTCGCCTGGCTCGGCGCGGACGTGGTCAAGCTGGAGGCGCCGACCGGTGACATCACGCGCAAGCAGCTGCGCGATCTCCCGGACGTCGACTCCCTCTACTTCACGATGCTCAACTGCAACAAGCGGAGCATCACCCTCAACACCAAGACCGAGCGCGGCAAGGAGATCCTCACCGAGCTGATCCGGCGCTCCGACGTCATGGTCGAGAACTTCGGACCGGGCGCGGTCGACCGCATGGGCTTCACCTGGGACCGCATCCAGGAGATCAATCCGCGGATCGTCTATGCCTCCATCAAGGGGTTCGGGGACGGCCCGTACACCAACTTCAAGGCGTACGAGGTCGTCGCTCAGGCCATGGGCGGGTCGATGTCGACCACCGGCTTCGAGGACGGGCCGCCGCTGGCGACGGGAGCCCAGATCGGTGACTCGGGCACGGGCATCCACGCCGTGGCGGCGATCCTCGCCGCCCTGTTCCAGCGGGAGAACACGGGGCGCGGGCAGCGCGTGAACGTGGCGATGCAGCACGCCGTGCTGAATCTGTGCCGGGTGAAACTGCGGGACCAGCAGCGCCTCGGGCACGGGCCGCTGGCTGAATATCCCAACGACGACTTCGGCGACGAGGTTCCCAGGTCCGGCAACGCGTCCGGCGGCGGCCAGCCCGGCTGGGCGGTCAAGTGCGCGCCGGGCGGCCCGAACGACTACGTGTACGTCATCGTGCAGCCCGTCGGCTGGAAGCCCATCACCGAGCTCATCGGGCGCCCCGAACTCGCGGACGCCCCCGAGTGGGCGACCCCGGAGGCGCGCCTCCCCCAGCTCACCAAGATGTTCCAGCTCATCGAGGAGTGGTCGTCCACGCTCCCCAAGTGGCAGGTCCTTGAGCAGCTCAACGCCCACAACATCCCGTGCGGACCGATCCTCTCCACCAAGGAGATCATCGAGGACGAGTCGCTGGTCGCCAACGAGATGGTCGTGACGGTGCCGCACCCCGAGCGGGGCGACTTCGTGACCGTGGGCAGCCCGCTGAAGCTCTCCGACTCCCCCGTGGACGTGGTCAGTTCGCCGCTGCTCGGCGAGCACAACGAAGAGGTGTACGTCGGCGAGCTCGGTCTCGGCGACGAGGAGCTGCGCCTGCTCAAGTCGAACGGAGTGATCTGA
- a CDS encoding thiamine pyrophosphate-binding protein — translation MPDDNSQNLISGGHLVAKALKAEGVEVIYTLCGGHIIDIYDGCVDEGIEVVDVRHEQVAAHAADGYARITGKPGCAVVTAGPGTTDAVTGVANAFRAESPMLLIGGQGAHTQHKMGSLQDLPHVDMMTPITKFAATVPDTARAADMVSMAFRECYHGAPGPSFLEIPRDVLDAKVPVEKARVPAAGHYRASTRSAGDPEAIEKLADLLVHAEKPAILLGSQVWTTRGTESAIELVRALNIPAYMNGAGRGTLPPGDPHHFQLSRRYAFSNADVIVIVGTPFDFRMGYGKRLSQDATVVQIDLDYRTVGKNRDIDLGIVGDAGLVLKSVTEAASGRINGGASKRKEWLDELRAAEQTAIEKRLPNLKSDASPIHPYRLVSEINDFLTEDSIYIGDGGDIVTFSGQVVQPKSPGHWMDPGPLGTLGVGVPFVLAAKKARPDKEVVALFGDGAFSLTGWDFETLVRYNLPFVGIVGNNSSMNQIRYGQAAKYGLERERVGNTLGDVHYDKFAQMLGGYGEEVRDPADIAPALQRARESGKPSLINVWVDPDAYAPGTMNQTMYK, via the coding sequence ATGCCCGACGACAACAGCCAGAACCTCATCTCCGGTGGGCACCTGGTCGCCAAGGCACTCAAAGCGGAGGGTGTGGAGGTCATCTACACGCTCTGCGGCGGCCACATCATCGACATCTACGACGGCTGCGTCGACGAAGGCATCGAGGTCGTCGACGTACGCCACGAACAGGTCGCCGCCCACGCCGCCGACGGTTACGCACGCATCACCGGCAAGCCCGGCTGCGCCGTCGTCACCGCCGGTCCCGGCACGACCGACGCAGTGACGGGGGTCGCCAACGCCTTCCGCGCGGAGTCCCCGATGCTGCTGATCGGCGGCCAGGGGGCCCACACCCAGCACAAGATGGGGTCCCTGCAGGACCTGCCGCACGTCGACATGATGACGCCGATCACCAAGTTCGCGGCGACCGTGCCGGACACCGCGCGGGCCGCCGACATGGTGTCGATGGCGTTCCGCGAGTGCTATCACGGGGCGCCCGGCCCGTCGTTCCTGGAGATCCCGCGCGATGTCCTCGACGCCAAGGTGCCGGTCGAGAAGGCCCGGGTCCCCGCCGCCGGCCACTACCGGGCCTCGACCCGCTCGGCCGGTGACCCCGAGGCCATCGAGAAGCTCGCCGACCTCCTCGTGCACGCCGAGAAGCCCGCGATCCTGCTGGGCAGCCAGGTGTGGACGACCCGTGGCACCGAGTCCGCCATCGAGCTCGTACGCGCTCTCAACATCCCCGCGTACATGAACGGCGCCGGGCGCGGCACGCTGCCGCCCGGGGACCCGCACCACTTCCAGCTGTCTCGCCGGTACGCCTTCTCCAACGCCGACGTCATCGTCATCGTCGGTACACCCTTCGACTTCCGCATGGGCTACGGGAAGCGGCTGTCGCAGGACGCGACCGTCGTGCAGATCGACCTCGACTACCGGACCGTCGGCAAGAACCGGGACATCGACCTCGGGATCGTCGGTGACGCGGGTCTTGTCCTGAAGTCGGTCACCGAGGCGGCCTCCGGGCGCATCAACGGGGGCGCGTCGAAGCGCAAGGAGTGGCTCGACGAGCTGCGCGCCGCCGAGCAGACCGCCATCGAGAAGCGGCTGCCGAACCTGAAGTCGGACGCCTCGCCGATCCACCCGTACCGGCTGGTCAGCGAGATCAACGACTTCCTCACCGAGGACTCCATCTACATCGGCGACGGCGGCGACATCGTCACCTTCTCCGGCCAGGTCGTGCAGCCCAAGTCACCCGGGCACTGGATGGACCCGGGTCCGCTCGGCACGCTCGGCGTCGGCGTCCCCTTCGTGCTCGCCGCCAAGAAGGCACGGCCCGACAAGGAGGTCGTCGCCCTCTTCGGAGACGGCGCCTTCTCCCTCACCGGCTGGGACTTCGAGACCCTCGTCCGCTACAACCTCCCGTTCGTCGGCATCGTCGGCAACAACTCCTCCATGAACCAGATCCGCTACGGCCAGGCCGCCAAGTACGGCCTGGAGCGCGAGCGGGTCGGCAACACCCTCGGCGACGTCCACTACGACAAGTTCGCCCAGATGCTGGGCGGTTACGGCGAAGAGGTCCGCGACCCCGCCGACATCGCCCCGGCCCTCCAGCGCGCCCGCGAGTCGGGCAAGCCGTCACTGATCAACGTCTGGGTCGACCCGGACGCGTACGCCCCCGGAACCATGAACCAGACGATGTACAAGTGA